Proteins from a genomic interval of Nostoc sp. TCL240-02:
- a CDS encoding TetR/AcrR family transcriptional regulator: MGRSTQSKFSSKKPRQVRDAEATKKQILDAAEAEFARNGLQGARTEAIAKGAGVTTAMIYYYFQSKEGLYQAVLQRPAVEMHEGLGQLNLDQFPPEEALKLLVKEAIAYEAAHPHRGMLWFQEANQNQGKYFKQANWQENFSYLIKILERGMAEGYFRQIDPFLTTLHIIGVCNMYFNAYENIKHTRPDLQLLSPEMIEQHTQAAVNFIVAGVRRTGN, from the coding sequence GTGGGTCGTTCAACGCAATCAAAATTTTCATCTAAAAAGCCGCGTCAGGTGCGTGATGCAGAAGCGACGAAAAAGCAGATTCTTGATGCGGCGGAAGCGGAGTTTGCCAGAAATGGACTTCAAGGGGCGCGGACAGAGGCGATCGCTAAAGGTGCTGGTGTCACCACAGCGATGATTTACTACTACTTCCAGAGCAAGGAAGGACTATACCAAGCTGTTCTGCAACGTCCGGCGGTGGAGATGCACGAAGGGTTAGGACAGCTAAATCTGGATCAGTTTCCACCAGAGGAGGCATTGAAGCTACTTGTTAAAGAAGCGATCGCTTATGAAGCTGCTCACCCGCACAGAGGAATGCTTTGGTTTCAAGAAGCCAACCAAAATCAGGGAAAGTATTTCAAACAGGCAAACTGGCAAGAAAATTTTAGCTATCTCATCAAGATTTTAGAGCGGGGGATGGCAGAAGGTTATTTCCGTCAGATTGATCCATTTCTCACCACTCTGCATATTATTGGGGTTTGTAATATGTACTTCAACGCTTACGAAAACATCAAGCATACTAGACCCGATTTGCAACTGCTGAGTCCAGAAATGATTGAGCAGCATACTCAAGCAGCAGTTAATTTTATTGTGGCTGGGGTGCGACGTACTGGGAATTAG
- a CDS encoding Uma2 family endonuclease yields MTALILNLSPTIELTDEQFFQLCQNNRDLRLERTAEGELIIMPPTGWESGNRNSRLTQRLGNWADADGTGLAFDSSTGFKLPNGANRSPDASWVSRERLEALNPDPARFLPLAPDFAVELRSASDSLKTVQQKMQEYIDNGMRLGWLIDPQNQQVEIYHQGQHVEVLQSPTSLSGEDVLPGFILDLAQILS; encoded by the coding sequence ATGACTGCCCTGATTCTGAACCTCAGCCCCACCATTGAACTAACAGATGAGCAGTTCTTCCAACTGTGTCAAAATAATCGAGATTTGCGACTTGAGCGCACGGCAGAGGGAGAATTAATTATCATGCCCCCAACTGGATGGGAAAGCGGAAATCGCAATAGTAGACTCACACAGCGTTTAGGTAATTGGGCTGACGCTGATGGCACAGGTTTGGCTTTTGACTCCTCAACGGGTTTCAAGCTCCCTAATGGTGCAAATCGTTCTCCTGATGCATCCTGGGTAAGCCGGGAGCGATTAGAAGCCCTGAATCCAGACCCCGCAAGATTCCTACCACTGGCTCCTGATTTTGCCGTAGAATTGCGCTCTGCTTCAGATAGCTTAAAGACTGTGCAACAAAAAATGCAGGAGTATATCGATAACGGTATGCGTTTAGGCTGGCTGATTGATCCACAAAACCAACAGGTAGAAATTTACCACCAAGGACAGCATGTTGAGGTTTTACAATCGCCTACTAGCTTATCAGGAGAGGATGTATTGCCTGGATTTATACTGGATTTAGCACAGATTTTGAGTTAA
- a CDS encoding DEAD/DEAH box helicase: MKERQKITRFNGISKWLSNSVSESEDKRYTHRLLKEDKSQRDIILNELILIVQKAHEDARYRLRKLAGNSLAPFADFSESNPSEGYSECLHIQTLKGFFGEIFAGIIAENFSPFEHDDWEVPAFLFRFHPVVFQHLEFINQTGESAKNQPGRTGDDCLAFRRNFEGEIIGYLACEAKCTAKHDTDMISEAHKKASAANIKSVDILQLIEILLDYNDSFSSEWVNALRLLRQEKNNQIYKRCDLVSYICGQHPVKKLAWISTNTAHEKYTGGRRLEAVEIHLHEVENLIKTVYNQPTSTTYSVNISTQTVQQPDDAEFAFATSDVIVEGEVLQNEMTQPSNEVIALAKELQNSLAGSRLTPAIAKLYSQHTRLRAGGKGLIGWREDEAGERLNDAMRLIEAAFIQREAGDINWRNGMLRAGELFEWLSHPQLNPDFLPIRLLAAAVYELAGYPARAAGLLNEDINEGIESEILRSLLKADFPSLLQQLTEYWATATSSNFQTETSLLWDDNDTSADRFNKLIVKETASSLGILCAKMRWGNESRLEKAIEKLSDIAKVLLHGHDTYSWLLGKLCAEVTSVYIQTSLRHHLELLSQMITPNGRNFLERYLRQSYQKCKALAWRSQICGIERLATAESFALCTPTGSGKTTIAEIAILQSLFFETTNSNSLSNSAPLVIYLVPSRALATEVESSLSRVLKRSTNNNVIVTGLYGGTDWGPTDVWLTSEQPTVLICTYEKAEALMKFLGTLFIRRVSLIVLDEAHTVQFDGNKNSLQKAENRALRLESLGARLFTYVEQNHSRIVALSAVASETEVALASWIENQTNASPAKTYYRSTRQLIGRLECLTGRGFRINYDLLDGRRLRFEEDGQATPFIQSPFLTYPPAGTLETHKSSGKRVRPYLFWTAMHLASPDDKVQQRAVLISITQQIGGYAEDFLYLLNKKWAKISKPFFFQPPSEPEKVKIWENCLDSCEDYFGADSREYQLLQKGIVIHHGKMPGLMARLLIDLISERIIHLVIATSTLSEGVNLPFETVLIPSLQRWSDNDQKYIDINSREFGNLVGRAGRPGFGTEGRSLVVLLSTESIEQIKDNKDKYNANKTRDKYNFLIEKLTVQNNDNSEISNSPSPLVQLLLHLEQQWQSISLSSSQDTFLDWLEQTAPLSYSNNLSEAESSAIETLDSLDSILLSAIVEIEHLTAKDLSANELEEQLQKIWRRSFAYYAGYEQERLENLFIKRGRALKTEIYSNYSQRRRLYRTSLPPRAGNELLTIYPRLKEQLQKGENYIIWTYDQRFNYIQNVVGDLGEISKFKLKTPSKKTSGDTTWNEILRWWLDPTKAIKKPNPTQISNWHSYISQNFGYKFNWGLGSVIALAIDEAFGGELVESSLENWSQTGLPWIVFWMKELIVWGTLDPVAAYLLAKVEDVTTRKQAEELAQTYYHYISERETEANEYLNAVNIKNWVEQSFSNVERHLPTPKPPNQINVNLLKDFSKAPSKNWRVVPVEIGDDIQWFDLAGFPLAICQKPEKWQSDFLNTYDFMLDAENRVVSSMVYV; the protein is encoded by the coding sequence ATGAAAGAAAGACAAAAAATCACTAGATTTAACGGAATATCAAAGTGGTTATCTAACTCAGTTAGTGAATCTGAAGATAAGCGGTACACACATCGTCTGCTCAAAGAAGATAAAAGCCAACGAGATATAATTCTCAATGAATTAATATTAATCGTTCAAAAAGCCCATGAAGATGCTCGATATCGCCTTCGTAAATTAGCAGGAAATTCTCTCGCTCCATTTGCAGATTTTTCAGAAAGCAATCCCAGCGAAGGTTATTCGGAATGTCTTCACATCCAGACTCTTAAAGGTTTTTTTGGAGAAATATTTGCAGGAATTATTGCTGAAAACTTTTCTCCTTTTGAACATGATGACTGGGAAGTTCCTGCTTTCCTTTTTCGATTTCATCCAGTTGTGTTTCAGCATTTAGAATTTATAAATCAAACTGGAGAAAGTGCCAAGAACCAACCTGGACGTACAGGTGATGATTGTCTTGCTTTTCGGCGTAATTTTGAAGGAGAAATAATTGGTTATTTGGCTTGTGAAGCTAAATGCACAGCGAAACATGATACAGATATGATATCTGAGGCGCATAAAAAAGCAAGTGCTGCAAATATAAAGTCAGTTGATATTTTGCAACTAATAGAAATTCTACTAGATTATAATGATTCTTTTTCATCAGAATGGGTTAATGCTCTAAGACTTTTACGACAAGAAAAAAATAACCAAATTTATAAACGCTGCGATTTAGTTAGTTATATATGTGGTCAACATCCTGTCAAAAAATTAGCCTGGATATCCACCAATACAGCGCACGAAAAATATACAGGAGGAAGAAGACTTGAAGCAGTTGAAATTCACCTACATGAAGTTGAAAATCTTATTAAAACTGTCTATAATCAGCCAACAAGTACAACATATTCAGTAAATATTTCTACCCAGACAGTTCAACAACCAGATGATGCAGAGTTTGCTTTTGCCACCTCTGATGTCATAGTAGAGGGTGAAGTTCTGCAAAATGAGATGACTCAACCAAGTAACGAAGTCATTGCTTTAGCGAAAGAACTACAAAATAGTCTTGCAGGTAGCAGACTAACACCAGCAATTGCAAAACTTTATAGCCAACATACTAGACTTCGCGCAGGAGGAAAGGGATTAATTGGGTGGCGAGAAGATGAAGCAGGTGAAAGATTAAATGATGCTATGCGCCTTATTGAGGCTGCATTTATCCAGCGAGAAGCTGGAGATATTAACTGGCGTAATGGAATGCTACGGGCTGGTGAGTTATTTGAATGGCTATCTCATCCCCAACTAAACCCGGATTTTTTACCAATTCGTTTACTTGCAGCAGCTGTGTATGAACTTGCTGGTTATCCTGCTAGAGCTGCGGGTTTACTCAATGAAGATATAAATGAGGGGATAGAGTCAGAAATTCTACGTTCTTTGCTAAAAGCTGATTTTCCCAGTTTATTGCAACAGCTGACAGAATATTGGGCAACTGCAACATCATCAAATTTCCAAACTGAAACAAGTCTTCTTTGGGATGACAACGATACATCTGCTGACAGATTTAACAAATTGATTGTTAAAGAAACTGCTAGTTCTTTAGGAATTTTATGTGCAAAAATGCGCTGGGGGAATGAATCAAGATTAGAAAAAGCTATTGAAAAACTTTCTGATATTGCTAAGGTGCTTCTTCATGGACATGACACTTATTCTTGGCTTTTAGGAAAATTGTGCGCTGAAGTTACGTCTGTATATATACAAACTTCTCTACGACATCATCTAGAATTGCTTTCTCAGATGATTACTCCAAATGGTAGAAATTTCTTAGAACGTTATTTACGTCAAAGTTATCAAAAGTGTAAAGCTTTAGCATGGCGTTCTCAAATTTGTGGAATCGAACGACTAGCAACAGCAGAATCATTTGCGCTCTGTACCCCTACAGGTTCAGGAAAAACAACGATAGCTGAAATTGCAATTTTGCAAAGTTTGTTTTTTGAAACAACAAACTCTAACAGCTTAAGTAACTCTGCTCCTTTAGTAATTTACTTAGTGCCAAGCAGAGCGCTTGCCACAGAAGTTGAATCAAGTTTGTCTCGTGTTTTAAAGCGCTCCACTAATAACAATGTCATAGTTACAGGGTTATATGGAGGTACTGACTGGGGGCCAACAGATGTATGGCTGACATCAGAACAGCCAACAGTTTTAATTTGCACTTATGAAAAAGCAGAAGCTTTGATGAAATTTTTAGGGACTCTATTTATCCGTAGAGTGTCGCTTATTGTACTTGATGAAGCCCATACAGTTCAATTTGATGGTAATAAAAATTCTTTGCAGAAAGCTGAAAATAGAGCCTTACGCTTGGAATCTTTAGGTGCAAGACTGTTTACCTATGTAGAACAAAATCACAGCCGAATTGTTGCGCTATCCGCTGTTGCTTCAGAAACAGAAGTAGCATTAGCAAGCTGGATAGAGAATCAAACCAATGCTAGCCCAGCAAAGACATATTACAGAAGTACACGCCAATTAATAGGCCGGCTTGAATGTCTCACAGGAAGAGGGTTTAGAATAAACTATGACTTACTTGATGGTAGAAGGTTAAGATTTGAGGAAGATGGTCAAGCCACACCCTTCATTCAGAGTCCATTTCTAACATATCCCCCTGCTGGTACATTAGAAACACACAAAAGTTCTGGAAAGCGTGTTCGCCCTTATCTATTCTGGACTGCTATGCACTTAGCATCACCAGATGATAAAGTACAGCAACGAGCAGTACTGATTTCAATAACACAGCAAATTGGGGGTTATGCTGAGGATTTTTTGTATCTTTTAAATAAAAAATGGGCAAAAATATCAAAGCCTTTCTTTTTTCAACCGCCTTCAGAACCAGAAAAAGTTAAAATTTGGGAGAATTGTTTAGACTCTTGTGAAGACTATTTTGGTGCTGATTCCCGCGAATACCAATTACTACAGAAGGGCATTGTGATACATCATGGAAAAATGCCTGGGTTAATGGCTAGATTACTAATCGATTTAATAAGTGAGCGAATTATACATCTGGTTATAGCAACTTCAACACTTTCTGAAGGCGTTAATCTCCCTTTTGAAACTGTTCTAATTCCCAGCTTACAACGTTGGTCAGATAACGATCAAAAGTATATAGACATTAATTCTCGTGAATTTGGTAATTTGGTTGGTCGGGCTGGACGACCTGGATTTGGGACTGAAGGGCGTAGCTTAGTGGTTTTGCTTAGTACTGAATCTATAGAGCAAATCAAAGATAATAAAGACAAATATAATGCTAATAAGACTCGTGATAAATACAACTTTTTGATAGAAAAATTAACAGTACAAAATAATGACAATTCTGAAATTTCAAATTCTCCAAGCCCTTTAGTTCAATTATTGCTTCATTTAGAGCAACAATGGCAAAGTATTTCTCTTTCTAGTTCACAAGATACTTTTTTAGACTGGCTCGAACAAACTGCACCACTATCTTACAGCAATAATCTTTCTGAAGCAGAATCATCAGCAATTGAAACTCTAGATTCACTGGATAGTATTTTACTGTCTGCAATTGTCGAAATTGAGCATCTAACAGCAAAAGATTTAAGCGCTAATGAGTTGGAAGAACAACTTCAAAAAATTTGGCGACGAAGCTTTGCATATTATGCTGGTTACGAACAAGAAAGATTAGAAAATTTATTTATCAAGCGAGGTAGAGCATTAAAAACAGAAATTTATAGTAATTATTCACAGCGTCGGCGTTTGTATCGTACCAGCCTGCCACCGCGTGCTGGAAATGAACTTTTAACTATTTATCCTAGACTTAAAGAACAGTTACAAAAAGGTGAAAATTATATAATCTGGACATACGACCAACGCTTTAACTATATTCAAAATGTAGTTGGTGATCTCGGAGAAATTTCAAAATTTAAGCTGAAGACTCCATCAAAGAAAACTTCAGGCGATACTACTTGGAATGAAATATTACGTTGGTGGCTTGATCCTACCAAAGCAATTAAAAAACCAAATCCGACTCAAATTTCAAATTGGCATTCATATATTAGTCAAAATTTCGGATATAAATTCAACTGGGGCTTAGGAAGTGTTATTGCACTAGCAATAGATGAAGCATTTGGTGGCGAGTTAGTTGAATCATCTCTCGAAAACTGGTCACAAACTGGGCTACCTTGGATTGTTTTCTGGATGAAAGAACTTATAGTATGGGGAACGTTAGATCCAGTAGCAGCATACTTGCTTGCTAAAGTAGAAGATGTAACAACTCGTAAACAAGCTGAAGAATTAGCGCAAACTTACTATCACTACATTAGCGAAAGAGAAACAGAAGCCAATGAATATCTTAATGCAGTGAATATCAAAAATTGGGTAGAGCAATCATTTTCTAACGTTGAACGACATTTACCAACTCCCAAACCTCCTAATCAAATTAATGTCAATCTGCTGAAAGATTTCAGTAAAGCTCCAAGTAAAAATTGGAGAGTAGTACCAGTAGAAATTGGTGATGATATTCAATGGTTTGATTTAGCAGGATTTCCACTCGCAATTTGTCAAAAGCCTGAAAAGTGGCAGTCTGATTTTCTAAATACCTATGACTTTATGCTAGATGCGGAAAATCGAGTTGTTTCATCAATGGTTTATGTTTGA
- a CDS encoding toxin-antitoxin system HicB family antitoxin, with amino-acid sequence MATLTICLPDEKHNRLKELAQAKGISVNKLIEEFSTIALKEFDTNSRFKAMAATGNPEEGLRILAKLDALTE; translated from the coding sequence ATGGCTACTTTAACTATTTGTTTACCAGACGAAAAACACAACAGATTAAAAGAACTTGCTCAAGCTAAAGGCATAAGTGTAAATAAGCTGATTGAAGAATTTTCCACCATAGCTCTAAAAGAATTTGATACCAATAGCAGATTTAAAGCAATGGCTGCAACTGGCAACCCAGAAGAAGGCTTGAGAATACTGGCTAAACTTGACGCTTTGACAGAATAA
- a CDS encoding HD family phosphohydrolase — MKMQQFLQFLTQQLTHWRRQYKGLRRKGKLMRSPKSKSDRKQLLRTFLKNIILFLSKTNDKRARRKQERALQSKAKSVTTKSSIYSVCLDWVHEHRSLGILAIAVLSLTGVIGQKLYNQTQLQVGHPAPQTITAPYTAKIEDQKKTEAERKAVSRSSLQVLMLDARMNEQINENLQQLLDDGNEIRAVAGAFPFFDSVVLSISTQRYLRSCNDSEWQAVLVAVENSKNQQKKGTGQTAASSRPSSTERQPRTTSQKTEPVDFSQSTDFTQAVAELESYRVTTSEKNLSLLIAQISQTRKRYTEATTKLLQLETVTPEAVYEESFLLDLSDVEWEKTQMGIHQSAERILTQGIPQGLPKNILQDAVSLQLQSLVPESAEPLAKNLLLAVLKPNLQKDEEETRENAQKAAAGVPPVMEEVRRGEVIVKRGVQITAWNLEVLEHYRLVRREVKWRGLLKLGGVIAIAIGIFVWVERHVDYELRQRDRLLVLLLTLSVPGLVTMGLPYTTWSALGLLLGSFYGPTLGLTVVGLLLPILAVILDMSKVALLAGAGGAILGSYIAQRLRSREELALLGVAIALTQASIYLVVKILIGQAFGSTWYIVLREAGFFALSGLGWSVIALGLSPYLEKVFDLVTPIRLAELANPNRPLLKRLATETPGTFQHTLFVATLAEAAAKELGCNVELVRAGTLYHDIGKMHDPLGFIENQMGGPNKHDTEIKDPWKSAEIIKKHVTEGLVMARKHLLPTAIQAFIPEHQGTMLIAYFHHQAQQMAQEDPSLTVDDADFRYDGPIPQSRETGIVMLADSCEAALRSLQASGSGKGVGEKPLLKDVSTEQALAMLNNILRAKWQDNQLVDSGLKREEMSQIAQIFVDVWQQFHHKRIAYPKLKASNVVRNS; from the coding sequence ATGAAAATGCAGCAATTTTTGCAGTTCTTAACCCAGCAATTGACTCACTGGCGGCGACAGTACAAAGGACTACGCCGTAAAGGAAAGTTAATGAGAAGTCCCAAAAGTAAAAGCGATAGAAAGCAACTTTTAAGGACTTTCCTGAAGAATATAATCTTATTTTTATCCAAAACCAATGACAAAAGGGCTCGTCGAAAACAAGAAAGAGCGCTCCAGTCAAAGGCAAAATCGGTGACAACTAAGAGTAGTATTTATTCAGTCTGTTTAGATTGGGTGCATGAACACCGCTCCTTGGGAATTTTAGCGATCGCTGTATTATCCCTTACAGGCGTTATTGGGCAAAAATTATACAACCAAACTCAACTCCAAGTAGGACATCCCGCGCCCCAAACTATTACAGCGCCTTATACAGCTAAAATCGAAGATCAGAAAAAAACAGAAGCCGAGCGCAAAGCCGTCAGTAGAAGCTCCTTACAAGTGTTGATGCTGGATGCGCGAATGAACGAACAAATCAACGAAAATTTGCAACAACTTCTAGATGATGGTAACGAAATTCGCGCTGTTGCTGGAGCTTTTCCTTTTTTTGATTCTGTCGTTTTGTCCATCTCTACCCAACGTTACCTCCGCTCTTGTAATGACTCAGAATGGCAAGCGGTACTAGTTGCCGTAGAAAATAGTAAAAATCAGCAGAAGAAAGGAACAGGGCAAACCGCCGCCTCATCACGTCCATCATCAACTGAACGCCAACCGCGCACAACGTCACAAAAAACAGAGCCAGTTGATTTTTCTCAAAGTACTGATTTTACTCAAGCAGTTGCAGAACTAGAATCTTACCGTGTCACAACTTCTGAGAAAAACTTGTCTTTACTGATTGCCCAAATTTCCCAAACACGCAAAAGATACACCGAAGCGACTACCAAACTTTTACAGTTAGAGACTGTTACCCCAGAAGCAGTATACGAGGAATCCTTTCTTTTGGATTTGTCAGATGTGGAGTGGGAAAAAACACAAATGGGAATCCATCAGAGTGCAGAACGGATTCTCACCCAAGGCATCCCACAAGGACTGCCAAAAAATATCTTACAGGATGCGGTGAGTTTACAATTGCAGTCCCTTGTACCAGAATCCGCCGAACCTTTGGCAAAGAACCTGTTGCTCGCTGTACTCAAGCCGAATCTGCAAAAAGATGAAGAAGAAACGAGAGAAAACGCGCAAAAGGCTGCTGCTGGAGTGCCACCTGTGATGGAAGAGGTACGGCGTGGTGAGGTAATTGTTAAAAGAGGAGTGCAAATTACTGCATGGAACTTAGAGGTGCTGGAGCATTATCGCCTGGTTCGCCGAGAAGTAAAATGGCGGGGGTTGTTGAAGTTAGGAGGGGTAATTGCGATCGCCATTGGCATTTTTGTCTGGGTAGAACGACATGTTGATTATGAATTACGACAACGCGATCGCTTATTAGTTTTATTGCTAACTCTAAGTGTGCCAGGATTGGTGACAATGGGATTGCCTTACACCACTTGGAGCGCCCTTGGTTTATTGTTGGGAAGCTTCTACGGCCCGACTTTAGGGTTAACAGTTGTTGGACTGTTGTTGCCGATATTAGCTGTTATCTTGGATATGAGCAAAGTTGCGCTTTTAGCTGGTGCTGGTGGGGCAATATTAGGTAGTTACATAGCGCAACGATTGCGATCGCGTGAAGAATTGGCATTATTAGGGGTTGCGATCGCTTTAACTCAGGCCAGTATTTACTTGGTTGTTAAAATCTTAATTGGTCAAGCATTTGGTTCAACCTGGTATATCGTTCTCCGAGAAGCCGGGTTTTTTGCTTTATCCGGTTTAGGCTGGAGTGTTATAGCTTTGGGGTTAAGTCCTTATCTCGAAAAAGTTTTCGATTTGGTCACTCCCATCCGTTTAGCGGAGTTGGCGAACCCTAATCGGCCCTTATTAAAACGACTCGCTACAGAAACTCCTGGAACTTTCCAACACACATTATTTGTAGCTACCCTTGCCGAAGCTGCTGCCAAAGAACTAGGATGCAATGTTGAACTAGTTAGGGCTGGGACATTATATCACGATATTGGTAAAATGCACGATCCACTTGGATTTATTGAAAATCAAATGGGGGGGCCGAATAAACACGATACAGAGATTAAAGACCCTTGGAAGAGTGCAGAGATTATCAAAAAGCACGTAACTGAAGGGTTGGTGATGGCACGTAAACACCTTTTACCGACGGCGATTCAAGCTTTTATTCCAGAGCATCAGGGAACGATGCTAATTGCCTATTTCCATCACCAAGCCCAGCAAATGGCTCAGGAAGATCCAAGTTTAACAGTAGATGATGCAGATTTTCGCTACGATGGCCCGATTCCCCAATCACGCGAGACCGGAATTGTCATGTTAGCGGACTCTTGCGAAGCAGCGTTGCGATCGCTGCAAGCATCAGGTTCAGGTAAGGGTGTGGGAGAGAAGCCATTGCTTAAAGATGTCTCCACTGAACAAGCTTTAGCAATGCTGAATAATATTCTGCGTGCGAAATGGCAAGACAATCAACTCGTTGATTCAGGACTAAAACGGGAAGAGATGTCACAAATTGCCCAGATATTTGTGGATGTTTGGCAGCAATTTCATCACAAACGCATTGCTTACCCGAAGTTGAAAGCTAGTAACGTCGTGCGTAATTCGTAA
- a CDS encoding aspartate kinase, whose protein sequence is MALIVQKYGGTSVGSVERIQAVAQRVYKTVQAGNSLVVVVSAMGKTTDGLVKLANEISPNPNRREMDMLLSTGEQVTIALLSMALQELGQPAISMTGTQVGIVTEAEHSRARILHIDTTRLTRHINTGKVVVVAGFQGTSNAGEMEITTLGRGGSDTSAVAIAAALRANFCEIYTDVPGILTTDPRLVAEAQLMDAITCDEMLELASLGAKVLHPRAVEIARNYGVPLVVRSSWTDEPGTWVTSGKPQGRSLINLEIARPVDAIEFDTDQAKVALLRVPDKPGVAARLFGEISRQKVDVDLIIQSIHEGNSNDIAFTVTTPILKRAEAVAAAIAPALRNPSNPKSDEAEVMLEHNIAKVSIAGAGMIGRPGVAAKMFATLAEAGVNIQMISTSEVKVSCVVNAAECDRAVTALRTAFEIETGEEGTRGQGGQGGQGRIIEENSPLSSPSPLSPPSPPVRGVALDLNQARLAIRQLPDRPGMAAKLFGLLAQHNISVDMIIQSQRCRVIDGVPRRDIAFTVSRIDGENAKKMLTQVAAELGWGEVVLDSAIAKVSIVGAGMVGQPGVAAKMFEALAQQQINIQMIATSEIKISCVVAQEQGVKALQAIHAAFGLAGSEKVVVPV, encoded by the coding sequence ATGGCGCTCATAGTTCAGAAATACGGTGGTACATCTGTCGGTTCAGTGGAACGCATTCAAGCTGTCGCACAGCGTGTTTATAAAACTGTTCAAGCTGGAAACTCTCTGGTAGTAGTGGTTTCGGCAATGGGCAAAACCACCGATGGACTCGTCAAACTCGCTAATGAAATTTCTCCCAATCCGAACCGCCGGGAAATGGATATGCTGCTTTCCACTGGCGAACAAGTAACCATCGCCTTACTCAGCATGGCTTTGCAGGAACTCGGACAACCAGCAATTTCCATGACTGGCACTCAGGTAGGAATTGTTACCGAAGCTGAACACAGCCGCGCTCGGATTTTGCATATTGACACTACTCGCCTAACTCGTCACATCAATACAGGCAAAGTAGTTGTAGTAGCAGGGTTTCAAGGCACATCTAACGCCGGAGAGATGGAAATTACAACTTTGGGGCGCGGTGGTTCTGACACTTCGGCAGTGGCGATCGCAGCCGCATTACGAGCTAATTTTTGTGAAATTTATACAGATGTTCCAGGGATTCTAACTACAGACCCCCGCTTAGTAGCCGAAGCCCAATTGATGGATGCCATCACCTGCGATGAAATGTTGGAATTAGCTAGCTTGGGCGCAAAAGTGTTGCATCCCCGTGCTGTGGAAATTGCTCGGAACTATGGTGTTCCCCTTGTAGTTAGGTCTAGTTGGACAGATGAACCAGGTACTTGGGTGACATCAGGTAAACCACAAGGGCGATCGCTAATTAATCTCGAAATTGCCCGTCCGGTGGATGCTATAGAATTTGATACCGATCAAGCGAAGGTGGCTTTGTTGCGCGTACCCGATAAACCAGGCGTAGCTGCAAGGTTGTTCGGCGAAATTTCCCGACAAAAAGTAGACGTAGATTTGATTATTCAGTCAATTCACGAAGGTAACAGTAATGACATTGCCTTTACTGTCACCACCCCAATCTTAAAACGGGCCGAAGCAGTAGCCGCAGCGATCGCCCCAGCACTAAGAAATCCATCTAACCCCAAATCTGACGAAGCCGAGGTAATGCTAGAACATAACATTGCCAAAGTCAGCATCGCCGGTGCTGGAATGATTGGCCGTCCTGGTGTAGCTGCAAAAATGTTCGCCACTTTAGCCGAAGCAGGTGTGAATATTCAAATGATTTCCACCAGCGAAGTGAAAGTAAGTTGTGTAGTCAATGCCGCAGAATGCGATCGCGCCGTCACTGCACTTCGCACCGCCTTTGAAATAGAGACAGGAGAAGAGGGGACAAGGGGACAAGGGGGACAAGGGGGACAAGGAAGAATCATTGAAGAAAATTCTCCCTTGTCTTCCCCCTCTCCCTTGTCTCCCCCCTCTCCTCCCGTTCGCGGTGTTGCTTTAGATTTGAATCAAGCGCGTCTTGCTATTCGCCAATTGCCAGATCGTCCAGGGATGGCGGCGAAGTTATTTGGATTATTAGCACAGCATAATATCAGCGTTGACATGATTATTCAATCTCAGCGCTGTCGGGTAATTGATGGTGTTCCTAGGCGAGATATTGCCTTTACAGTCTCGCGGATAGACGGGGAAAATGCCAAAAAAATGCTTACTCAAGTAGCGGCAGAGTTAGGATGGGGTGAAGTGGTTTTAGATAGTGCGATCGCTAAAGTGAGTATTGTTGGTGCAGGTATGGTGGGACAACCAGGTGTTGCTGCAAAAATGTTTGAAGCGCTAGCCCAACAGCAAATTAATATTCAAATGATTGCCACCTCAGAAATAAAAATTAGTTGTGTTGTAGCACAAGAGCAAGGTGTTAAAGCTTTGCAAGCCATTCATGCCGCTTTTGGACTAGCTGGTAGTGAGAAAGTTGTCGTGCCAGTATAG